The following are encoded in a window of bacterium genomic DNA:
- a CDS encoding class I fructose-bisphosphate aldolase, with product MLKTIQELLGAEADALLKYECKGIKKDQIHIPGPDFVDRIFIHSDRHPQVLRSLQSLFGTGRLAGTGYLSILPVDQGIEHSAGASFAPNPIYFDPENIVKLAVEGGCNAVASTYGVLGACARKYAHKIPFIVKINHNEFLSYPNKYDQIMFGSVKQAWDMGAIAVGATIYFGSAESTRQIQEVSEAFAYAHELGMATILWCYTRNNAFKTSEKDFHTSADLTGQANHLGVTIQADIIKQKLPTNNGGYEALKFGKTHKKVYDELTTENAIDLTRYQVANCYMGRAGLINSGGESKGASDLAEAVKTAVINKRAGGMGLISGRKAFQKPMGDGVRLLNAIQDVYTTKEITIA from the coding sequence ATGCTTAAAACCATTCAGGAACTCTTAGGCGCAGAGGCGGATGCACTTTTGAAATATGAATGTAAAGGCATCAAAAAAGATCAGATTCACATTCCCGGTCCGGATTTTGTAGATCGTATTTTTATCCATAGCGACCGCCATCCTCAGGTATTGCGCAGTTTACAGTCGTTATTTGGCACAGGACGTTTAGCCGGAACGGGTTATTTATCCATCCTTCCTGTTGACCAAGGCATTGAGCACTCAGCCGGCGCTTCTTTTGCTCCCAACCCGATTTATTTTGATCCTGAAAATATCGTCAAACTCGCCGTAGAAGGTGGTTGCAACGCCGTCGCTTCAACCTATGGTGTACTGGGCGCTTGCGCACGCAAGTATGCGCATAAAATCCCTTTTATCGTAAAAATCAATCATAACGAATTTTTATCTTATCCCAACAAATACGATCAGATCATGTTCGGTTCCGTCAAGCAGGCCTGGGACATGGGCGCGATCGCTGTCGGTGCCACGATTTATTTTGGTTCTGCCGAATCCACACGCCAAATACAGGAAGTCAGCGAAGCTTTTGCGTACGCACATGAACTTGGAATGGCTACTATTTTGTGGTGCTATACGCGTAACAACGCATTCAAAACTTCTGAAAAAGATTTTCATACCTCCGCTGATCTTACAGGACAAGCCAATCATCTTGGTGTTACAATCCAAGCCGATATTATCAAACAAAAACTTCCGACCAATAACGGCGGTTATGAAGCTTTAAAATTCGGCAAAACGCACAAAAAAGTTTATGATGAACTTACAACGGAAAACGCTATTGATTTAACGCGTTATCAAGTGGCCAATTGTTATATGGGCCGTGCAGGACTTATCAATTCGGGTGGCGAATCCAAAGGTGCCAGTGATTTAGCAGAAGCTGTAAAAACAGCAGTTATCAATAAACGGGCCGGCGGTATGGGGCTTATTTCCGGTCGCAAAGCATTCCAAAAACCAATGGGAGATGGTGTACGTTTACTTAATGCTATCCAAGATGTATATACGACCAAAGAAATAACAATTGCTTGA